GTAGAGGATTACGGCATCTGTAAAGCTTCGGCGCATCAGCTGAAAAGCAGTAAAGACAAGCGCCAGCAGACCAAAGCCTGCAAAAGAGAAAAGAAATATCTGAAACATATACGTCACCTCAATGACAGTATATGCTTTTGACTTAAAAATGTGTATCAGCTGTGCAAAAGCTTATACACGCTGTTTTTGGGCAGATTATAAAAGGCGGCGGTTTCTTTTGCGGCATCCTTTTTGCTCATGCCTGCATCCATAAGGGCTTGCGCTTTTTCTAAAATCATTTCCTCGGAAATAGTTTGTACATCTTCTATAGATGCGGTGTAGCCTTCTACCACCAGAACAAACTCGCCCTTCGGGGGATTTTCTTCAAAATGTGCCAATGCACCCGAAATATCGGTGCGCAACACCTCTTCGTGAATCTTTGTGATTTCACGCACAACCGCGATTTTGCGGTTGCCAAGGGCAGACAGCAAATCCTTTAAGGTGGTCAGTAATTTGTGAGGTGCTTCGTAAAAAATCAATGTGTGGGGAAGGGTTTTAACGCTTTCCAAATGCTCTTTTCTGGAGTTTTTGGTTACCGAAAGAAATCCTTCAAATGAAAATCTTCCGGTGGGCAGACCCGAAACGATAAGCGCCTGCACAAATGCACAGGGACCCGGGACGGGAATGACATCTATGCCGGCTTCGGCACATTGACGTACCAGATCCTCGCCGGGGTCGGAAATGGCAGGGGTGCCTGCATCGGTTACCAGCGCGCAGGTTTCGCCCTCTGCTATTTTGGCTATAATGATTTCACCCCGTTGGAGCTTGTTATGTTCATAGTAGCTGATCATCGGCTTTTTGATGCCGAAATGATTGAGTAGCTTTAAGGTGTGCCTCGTGTCCTCCGCGGCGACAAAATCCGACATTTTCAGCACCTCCAACGCCCGTTCCGAAATATCCGAAAGGTTGCCGATGGGGGTTGCTACCAAATATAAAACGCCATTCATGACTGATTCTCCTTTGTTTTCTGATACAATGCACTGCAATGAGCGGTGTATACGCCGTTTTGGTCGTATACCGTAAGCGGCGTTTCCCACTTTAAACCCTCGTTCCCGTCTTTCATGCCCTCAATTAAAATCAGGCAGGGTGCAGTGTTTTCTCTGGGATATACCGTTAAAATCCGTTTGGGTTCAATACGGTTTTCTTTCATTAAATATATAATTTGTGCGGCACGCTCGGGCTTGTGGACTAAAGCCAGCTTGCCCTTGGATTGCAAAAGGTATGCGCTCCGCTTGATAATGTCCTCTAAAGTGCAAAGCACCTCATGTCGTGCAATTGCAAGGGGAGAGGACGGATTTTTCAGCCCTGTTCCTGCCGGCTTATACGGTGGGTTGCAGGTTATATAGGAAAAAGAGGCGGCGGGAAAAAGAGAAACATCTTTTATGTCCCCCTCTTTGATTTCAATTTTATCTGTAAGGCTGTTGTATTCTACATTTTTTTGGGCGAGGGAAGCGGACTCGGGTTGAATTTCAAGCCCTGTGATTTTTTTTGCATTGCATTTTGCGGTCAGCAAAAGCGGAATAATGCCGTTGCCCGTGCCGATATCTAAGATGGTATCTTTCGGCTTTGGACAAACAAAATTTGCTAAAAGCACCGCGTCGGTGCCGAAGCAAAACAAATCCTTGTCCTGCCAGATTTTTAAATTTCCGACCCCAAGGTCGTCTAACCGTAAGCTCATACATTCACCTTTAATACTTCTGATTTATGAAAAGAGCGACGAACTTTAAAATCCGTCGCTCTTTTTGCATTTTTGTTTTACGCTTCCTGAGGAGCGGAAACAGGACATACGCCTGCACATGCACCGCATTCTAAGCATTCGTCAGCGTTGATAACATATTTGCCATCACCTTCGGAAATGCAGCTAACGGGACATTCGTCTACGCAAGCACCGCAGCTGATGCAA
The window above is part of the Clostridia bacterium genome. Proteins encoded here:
- the rsmI gene encoding 16S rRNA (cytidine(1402)-2'-O)-methyltransferase, giving the protein MNGVLYLVATPIGNLSDISERALEVLKMSDFVAAEDTRHTLKLLNHFGIKKPMISYYEHNKLQRGEIIIAKIAEGETCALVTDAGTPAISDPGEDLVRQCAEAGIDVIPVPGPCAFVQALIVSGLPTGRFSFEGFLSVTKNSRKEHLESVKTLPHTLIFYEAPHKLLTTLKDLLSALGNRKIAVVREITKIHEEVLRTDISGALAHFEENPPKGEFVLVVEGYTASIEDVQTISEEMILEKAQALMDAGMSKKDAAKETAAFYNLPKNSVYKLLHS
- a CDS encoding tRNA1(Val) (adenine(37)-N6)-methyltransferase, with the translated sequence MSLRLDDLGVGNLKIWQDKDLFCFGTDAVLLANFVCPKPKDTILDIGTGNGIIPLLLTAKCNAKKITGLEIQPESASLAQKNVEYNSLTDKIEIKEGDIKDVSLFPAASFSYITCNPPYKPAGTGLKNPSSPLAIARHEVLCTLEDIIKRSAYLLQSKGKLALVHKPERAAQIIYLMKENRIEPKRILTVYPRENTAPCLILIEGMKDGNEGLKWETPLTVYDQNGVYTAHCSALYQKTKENQS
- a CDS encoding 4Fe-4S binding protein; this encodes MAYIISDDCISCGACVDECPVSCISEGDGKYVINADECLECGACAGVCPVSAPQEA